A portion of the Anoplopoma fimbria isolate UVic2021 breed Golden Eagle Sablefish chromosome 15, Afim_UVic_2022, whole genome shotgun sequence genome contains these proteins:
- the commd8 gene encoding COMM domain-containing protein 8: MAAPLSRLAVADCLKLCHRVVDGLCGREPPDRGDYSASWSLEEWLQLLTSLTALFRLAVGNNSSDEEVLAGLADVGSSHAKCVLNVLRARREEICDALLDRTNSISSATLQDFDWQLKLALSSDKISSLHTPLLSLSLDIRENRALRSVTMEMNREELNTLISSLEAANKVVLQLK, from the exons ATGGCGGCTCCACTGAGCAGGCTGGCCGTCGCAGACTGTCTGAAG CTCTGTCACAGGGTGGTGGATGGACTGTGTGGGAGGGAGCCTCCTGACAGGGGGGACTACAGCGCCTCCTGGAGCCTGGAGGAGTGGCTGCAGCTGCTCACCTCCCTGACGGCCCTCTTCCGCCTGGCAGTGGGGAACAACAGCTCTGATGAAGAG GTGCTGGCAGGGCTGGCAGATGTGGGCAGCAGCCATGCTAAATGTGTGCTGAATGTGCTGCGAGCGAGACGGGAGGAGATCTGTGACGCTTTGCTCGACAGAACCAACTCCATCTCCTCCGCTACTCTGCAGGACTTTGACTGGCAACTCAAG TTAGCTCTGTCCAGTGATAAGATCTCGTCTCTCCACACTCCTCTGCTCAGTCTCAGTCTGGATATTAGAGAGAACAGAGCCCTCCGGTCTGTCACCATGGAGATGAACAGAGAGGAGTTGAACACACTAATCAGTTCACTAGAGGCTGCTaataag GTGGTGCTGCAGTTGAAATGA